The sequence GTTGATCAGCAGGCTGGAGACCGACGGGCTGCCGGTGGTGGAGATCGGGCCGGACGGCCCCAAGCAGCCTGACGGGATCCATGTCGGCACCATGCACCGGTTCAAGGGCCTGGAGTACCAGCGCATGGTCATCGCCGCGGTGAGTGACGGCCTCGTCCCCCGGCAGGTGATCAGCCGATACCGGGACACCGATCCGAAGCGCTATCAGCGTGAACGCCAACGGGACCGTTCCCTGCTCTTCGTGGCCGCCACCCGGCCCCGCGACGAGCTGACGGTGTTCTGGCACGGCACGCCAAGCCCGTTCCTGACCAGCCGCCTGGTGCAGCGCCAACCACCGTGAGTCCCGGCGGCGCCCTTCGCCCGCCACGGCCCACGTGGTGGGCCGCGTCGGGCGACCCGCGCGCAAGTAACGAACATTGGTGAACTTCGATGCATTCTGGACCTTCACCTGGCGCGCCCCCGTAACACTGCCCTACCGTCGGGGCATGGTCTCGCGTCGATCGGTCCTGCGGGCGGTACCGCTCGCGGCTGCTGCCCTCACCGCCGCCCCAGGTCATCCCCGTTGGCTCACCGGGTCGTCCACGTCGACGGATCCGGTCCGCGTACCCCCGGACCCGGCCACGACCGAGGCCGCCGCGACCGCGGTACGCGGCTTCACCGCCGACCTCTACCGCACGATCGCGTCGAGCCACGCGGGCGGCAACGTGGTGTGTGCGCCGTACTCGGTTCAACTGGCGCTCGCGATGGCCAGGGCAGGCGCCGGATCGACCACTGCGGACGAGATGGATGCCGTGCTGCACGCGCCGCATCCGCGACCCGGCGCGCTCGACAGCGGGCTGAACACCGTCGACCAGTCGCTCGCCGCGCGGTTCCAGGGTGGCGACGGAGTGCGGCAGCCCCGGGTGACCACGGCCAACGCCGTGTGGACCCGGCTCGATCTGGGCCTGCGGTCCGGGTTCCGGGACACCCTGGCCGGCTACTACGGCGCGGTCGCGCACCCGGTGGACTTCCGTGGTGCGCCGGAAGCGGCCCGCCAGGAGATCAACACCTGGGTGTCCGACCGGACCAACGCGAAGATCCCGGAGCTGTTGGCCCCGGACTCGGTGCGCACCGACACCAGCCTGATGCTGACCAACACGGCCTACCTCAAGGCGGCCTGGTACTACCCCTTCCGGGCGTCGGCCACCGTGGAGGAACCGTTCACCCGGGACGACGGCACGGTCGTCCAGGTGCCGATGATGCGCGGCCCGTTCGACCGGATGGGGCACGTCCTGGGCGACGGTTGGCGGGCGGTCGACGTGCCGCTCGCGGGCGACGGGCTGGCCATGGCCATCGTCATGCCGACCCGCGACAACCTCGCCGCGGTCGAGGCGAACCTCGACGCGGCGTGGCTGGGCGCATTGTTCACCGGCTTCCAGTTCACCGACATCCAACTGCGGATGCCCCGGTGGACGTTCCGCCTGCCGGCCCAGTTGGGCGCGGCGCTGAGCGGGCTCGGCATGCCCACGGCGTTCACGTCGTACGCCGACTTCACCGGCATGAGCACCACCGACCCGGCGCTGTGCATCGACGACGTGGTGCACGAGACGTTCATCGGGGTGGACGAGAAGGGTGTCGAGGCGGCAGCCGCGTCGGCAGTCATCATCCGGCCGCCGTCGATCCCGCAGGGACCGCAGTTCTTCGTGAACCGGCCGTTCCTGTACGTCATCCATGACCGGTTCACCGGCGTACCGCTGTTCCTCGGCCGGGTCCACGACCCGCTGGCCACCGGCCCAGCCTGACCGGGTGCTGCCCGCCGAGGTGACCGGAGGTCGGCCGCGTTTCAGGTCGAGAGGGGCCGGTCACGGCGGGCGTCGGCCAGCACCTCGGCCCACCATCGCAGCTCGGTCAGGCTCGCGGTCAGGCCACGGGTGAGGTCCGCGTCCGGCGCGTACCGGCCCTGGCCGTCGAGGGATGCCCACGGCTCCCGCAGGCCCGTGACTCGGCGGGTCGTCACGACGCTCAGTTCGGCCAGCACCCCGCGCAGGTGCTCGATCGCGGCGTGCCTGCCCTGCGCGCCGTAGGCCACGATGGTCGCGGGCTTGAGGCGCCACTCACCGTAGTGCCAGTCGATCAGGCGTTTGAGCGAGGCAGGGTAGCTGTGGTTGTACTCCGGCGTGACGAACACGAACGCGTCGGCTGCGGCTATCCGGTCGGCGATCTCGCTTTTCGGCCCGCCGCCGGGAAAGAGAAGGCTGTCGTCGGGCAGGGTGACGTCGGCGACGTCGATCCGGTCGACCTCGATCGACGTGTCCAGGGCGGCGGCGACCCAGCCGGCGATCGTCGGGCCCATCCGTTCCCTGCGGACGCTGCCCGAGATCACGGCGACGCGCAGTCGGACGGGGACTGTGGCGGCGGATGGGCTGCTGTGGTGGTCGGTCGACGTAGTCAATGCTCGTAAGAAGCCAGACGGGTCTGACACCCGTCCAAACCACCCCTGAACTGTGCCATCCCACCTGGCCAAGTCGACGAGGAGACGGCCGGAGGTCAACGCCGGTCAGGCCGGGGGATGCCCCGTAGGTGCCAGGTGAGGGCGAGGGTTAGGAGTGCGATGGCAGTGGTGACCCAGTAATTGGTGTGCCAGGAACGGCCAGTGGCGAACTCGTCGGTGAGAACCGAGTTCGGTACTGCGTGCTGGGCAACCACGAAGCCCGCGAAGAGTGCTGGCGTAACCACGGCGGAGGCTAGCGGGCCGAGAGCCAAGCACAGGATGGCGCCAATGCATGAGAAGGCGGCCACGTTGCCGATCAGCCCGTGCAGGGGTGGAAACTGTTCGCCGGGGTGCCTGAGAATGATCGCCAAATACCACGCCGGCAAAACGGCCAAGGGCGCGGCGAGCGTGGCCACAGAGTAGGCCATGTGTCCGAGCCGGGCCGACAGTCGGGCGGTGAATTCGCGGCCATGAAACTGCGGGATGGTGATGGCGGGGAGGACGCTGGCCAGTGCGACCGCGACGATTTCCGGGGTGCCCACGCCCCGGGGTGGTAGGTCGAACACGACGCTTACCGAGAGGCTCAGTTCGGGAAACAATACCGTGAACAGCAATGCGACAAGGGTGACGGCTACCGCGAGTGGGCCACCACGGACGTGCCACAGCCCTGCAGCGCGGCTTCGCATTACCTGAGAGCTGCGGACAGGCGGCACGAGGTAATCAACTCCTGGTTGACCTGGACGAATGCGCTGATTTGCTCGGCGTTCATGGTGGTCAGCTTTCGCGCTGCCGGTGGTGGTTCGTCGGGACCATAGGCGCCTGCCAGGTCTTCGAATCCGGCTAATTGAACAATTCGCGCATAGAGAACGGTGGCGGTGTCGTAGCTTTCGGTGGTCCGGCCGGGCTGGAGGCAGCCGCCGAGCGTGATGGCTTCGCTTACCTGGAGGGCAACTTGGGCGGGAATGGTACTGGCGAGGAGTCTTCGGTCCTGGGGACTCGGGTCCAGGTTGATGAGGGCCTCTCCAGGGCCTGGGGTGTCGTGATCGGACGCGGCAAAATCCGTCACCTGGTGCAGGATCGGTGCGAGCCCGGCAGCACGCAGCCGTGTCACGACATCGACGGTGCTGGCCATAGCCGGCTGGTTCGCCGTGTGCAGGCACACCTCTGTGCCATCGACTTGCTGGCACACGCGTGAGACGGGACGGTCCACCACAGTCAACGCAGGGCGCCACGCGAAGGCGATTGCAGCTAGGGCACCCACCACGGCCAGCCACGTGAGAAGGGGCCGGCCCTGTCGGCGGACTGACCCGCGGGATGCAGCCCACGATGCGAGAGAGGCGGAAAGCAGGCAGATGCCGATGGAAGCGACAACGGCGAAGACGGCGGTCGCGGGGTTCATCTCGAATCTGGGCGAGCTGGGAGTCCACTGGCGTACTGGCAGCAAGAGCCCGATCGGCATAAACAGCGGCTCATTTGGCAAGCCCATTACAGCGAAGGCTAGAACAGCGACCGCGGGAGCAATCACCCAGTGCCGTACGGCAGCACCAACGCAGAATCCGATGACCGCCAATGTGGTCACACCGGCCAAACCGACTACCACGTCCCGGACTGCTAACGCACCGGCGGTCGCTTGTCGCGCCGCGGCGAGATGAACCGGGACCAACCCGAGGGCATGGCCCAGGCAGAGCCACACCGCCAGGGCAAGCCCATGGACGAGGAACAGACCGGCGCCCACCCTCGGCCGCAGTACTGCGGCCACCGGAGAAGCCTTGGGGAAGTATGTTGCTCCGAGCGCAGCGGCTACACCGGCTACCAACGATCCGGGGATCCAGAGCGACTCGTGCCACGAGGTGGCGACGGTCGACCAAGTGACGTAGTCGGATCCGACTACATCCCTGGTGGCCAGAAACGAACCGGTCGCCATGAGAGCGCCTGCGGCCGGGAACACCCACAGGGGTCCGGGCCAACCGAACAACAGGCGCAGGCGATTCACTCGGAACCGCCGAGGGACACGATCAGATCATCGTAGGCCCGCTCGAACGGCGACCCAGGGCGGCCATCGTCAGACGCCTCGGGAATGGTCAGCTGCGAGATCGGGCCCTGGTACTGAATCTTTCCGTCTACCAGGACACCGACCGAGTCCGCGAGGTGCTCGACATCCTCGGTCATGTGCGTCGACAGCACCACCGGCCGCTCGGTGGCGAACTGCTGAATCACCTGCCGTACCTTGAGCCGCTGCCCCGGGTCGAGACCCACAGTGGGCTCGTCGAGGATGAGAATGCGCGGATCATGCACAATTCCGGTGGCCAGAGCTACCCGTTGCCGCTGCCCGCCGCTGAGGGTGCGGATCCTCCGAGAGGCCAGGTCCAAAGCCTGCATCTTGCTCAAGGCTGCCTCGACTGCCGCGTCCGTCCGCGCCGCTTCCATCCCGCTCAGCCAGGCCGCGTAGGCGACGAGGTCGCGCACCCTGGCCAAACCCGGAAGCGACGGGTTCTGCGGTACGTACCCAAGCACCTCCTGAGCCGCCTTACCGTCACTGACGTCCCGGCCGTCGATGATCACTTCACCATGGCTGGGCCGTGCCAGACCCACCATGCACTTGATCAATGTAGTCTTTCCCGACCCGTTCGGACCCAGCAGGGCGGTCACCCCCGGACCGATCGTCCAGGAGGCGCCGGTCAGAGCCCGACGCCTCCCGTACGAGAATGACAGGTTTCGAACCTCAACGATCCCGGTCACTCAAACCTCTTGCCCTTGTAGTAGTGAGACTCGCAGTGTAGTCAGCAGCGGGTGGCGCCCGACGAAGACGCATACGCCCCAGTGCTTGATCTGAAGTCAGAGTAGTAGGTACCACGGCCGTTGCCGCAGGACCCGTCGACCGTTTTGGTGCCCCAGCCACCACCAGAGATTGAACCGACAGTGTCGTCGGGCCAGTTGTTCCGGTCCTCCCTGATCCGACCCTCGCCATCGAGCGTGTTGGAGCAGCCCGAACGACCTACGACCGCGTCGTTGTTCGAGTTCGGCGTGTCGACCCGTAGGGTACACGCCCGAACTGAGGATGAATCAGCCATCGCCACTCCAGCCCCCACGCCAACCAAGCCGAAAGCCGCAACGCCGATGATCAACACCTGTGGAATTCTCCGCATGAAACTCTCCAGATTCGGTAGTTTTGCAGTGCCACAAAGATCAGTAGTAGTGGTGCAGTGACTGCACTCTTTTTGGGTGCGACTCCTTCGAGAGATGCACCATTAGCGGCGACAGCGTCGGCCCTCTATATAGGGCGGAGAGCGCGCGATGAGGGGACCACCTCCTGAGTCGGATCGCATCTCGTCACACAGTCGAGGCACCGTTGAGAGCAACACAACGGGAACCGTCCGACAATTCGCTCAACACGGAGCAGGGCCCACCACATTCCGATCATGACTGGGACAATCCAGTAACGACAGATCGACCCTTACCACCCCCGCGATAAGCTCGATAGACATCGACGTCCGAATAACTTTAACCGTCGATCAAGGCCTATCATCAGGCTTCCACATCTAAGCACGATAATCAATCCCGCGGGTCCAGGCAGAGGAAGGCAGAGGACACGCCGAGTTGCCGAGTTGGCCACCTGGGTGCGCACACATGATCAACCGTCGCTGACGGGCGGCAACGCTCACGCTTGTACTGGTACTCAATACTAGGCACGAACCAGACGGGCGCTCTACGTCGCCCTCCCCCCGATCTCCAACCATGATCTTTTCCGGGTGGAAGCAATGGCGGCTGCTGTGTCGGATCACGACAACCTGGAAAGATCCACGGGTCGGAATTGCCGCCCGATACTGGGTGCGTGAGGGTGAGGGCCACGGCCCAATGGCGCTTCTTTAAGGGATCACATCGCCAGGGCGAAGTACATGGTCAGCCGGGCCGGCAACGACCGTTTCCGCTGCTCCCGCGCCTGCGCCTGATCAACCACCGCGTCCACCAACTCCGGCGGGAACGTCTTGGTCAACACCCCGATCGCCACCCGATCCGGTAACCGATCCCGCGCTGCCTTGACGATACGAGTCACACCAGCCACAGGGAAGATCATAGCCCACCATGGACCTAAGGAAGCGCCATTGGGGCCACGGCCGTTGACCGTTGCGGCCGGCGTGTGTCGAGGAGGGCATCGACTTGCGCGTGGCGAGCGACCCGTTCGGGTACGGGTAGTCATGCCTGCGCGAGTGCCTTCAAATCCAGCCACGGCACAGGTTCGCGAGTCAGGACGGCCGCCGTTAACCGCCGAGGAGCGCCGGAAATTTCGGTGCTCTAGCCACCGACGCGGCCTGCCAGCACCGAGGCAATGATCGCGTTTCACATTGACCGGTTTGGGCCAGGTCTGGGCCACGCCAGATTTCCGACGGGGCGGTGACCCGGCCGGCTGGGCAATGTTGACAAGGTGGTGAGTACGGGTCCCGAGCCACTCGGCGGGACTCCGAAGTGCCGTGCGGAGGTGTTCCAGCGCGCGGGCGGTCTGACTCTTGACCGTGGTCATGTCCGAGACGGTGCAGGTTCAACATATGTTGAAGTCAAGCCCTCGGGGTGCCTATCCTGCGGTCATGACAGCTCTCGGACGGTCCACCCGGACGTTCAGTGTGAGTGAGGTCGCCGTTGACGGCGGCGTCGCGCCCTCCGCCGTGCGGTTCTACGAGAACCACGGGGTCATCACGGCGGTACGCACTTCGGGCAACCAACGTCGCTTCGACGAATCCGCCGCGTGCCGGATCCAGGTGGCCAAACTCGCCCAGCGGGCGGGCCTGAGTGTGCGCGAGATCGCCGCACTCTTTGCCGACCTGTCGGCCGACCCGACGCCCGAGGAGTGGGCGGGTGTCGCCGGTCGGCTGGTGGCCGAGGTCGAGGAGCGGGTACGCAAGCTCAAGGCGCAACTCGCGGCGATGGAGTCGGGAGCCAAGTTGTGCGAGATCGGGCGGGACGACCCCGCACGATGATCCGTCCGTGAGCGACTGTCGTCGCGCACTTGACTTCGACATATGTTCAACGCTGATCGTCGGGGGATGAACGATTCCCGAACCGAGGTCCCGTCGTCCGCCCAGACGCTCGCCGCCCTCGTCGAGACGGCCACGATCGTCGGCCTGGGCACCAGCACCCGAGCGGCGACCGAGACCTTCCGCCTGGTCGAGGAGACCACGCACGCGCTGATCGAGCACGGTTTCCGGGCCGTCGCGTTGCTGGAGAACGAGCGGGTCGGCCACCTCTACGACCGGTATGTCCGGGGCGAGGACGTCGACCTCGACCGGGCGCTCGCCCAGGCGTGGGGTCCGTGGCGGACGGTCGAGATGCGCGACGCGCTCGCCCGGTTGCGCCGGCTCAACGAGCGCCACCGCGACGATCCGGTCCGCATCGTCGCCGTCGACGGGCGACGTACGTTGCCCGCCGACTACGACCGCGTCGTGGCGCTGCTCGCCCCGGCGGAGCCGGCGACGACGGCGCGGATCGGCGAGATCTTCGGCATCATCCGCACCGCCCACGACAACGGTGAGCACGTCCAACGGCTACGCGGCGCCCACCCGGGCGTGCCGTTCGTCGAACTCGCCCGGGACGCCCGTGACCTGGCCGCCCAGCTGGACGCCGGTCCGGCCCGCGACGAGGCGGTGCGGCTGATCGAGATGATCGTCGACTTCCACGCGAACGCCATCGGTGCCGGATACGACCCGGAACGGGAGGAGCGCGCCGCAGCCGAGCGGCTTCTGGATCATCAGCGGCGCACCGGTGACCGCGTCGTGCTGTGGGAAGGCGCCGCCCACGTCGCGGCTCACGGCAGCACCATGATGGGGGCGCATCTCAGGGCGGCCATGGCCGACGGGTACGCGGCCGTCCACATCACCTTCGG is a genomic window of Micromonospora tarapacensis containing:
- a CDS encoding NADPH-dependent FMN reductase; this encodes MISGSVRRERMGPTIAGWVAAALDTSIEVDRIDVADVTLPDDSLLFPGGGPKSEIADRIAAADAFVFVTPEYNHSYPASLKRLIDWHYGEWRLKPATIVAYGAQGRHAAIEHLRGVLAELSVVTTRRVTGLREPWASLDGQGRYAPDADLTRGLTASLTELRWWAEVLADARRDRPLST
- a CDS encoding ABC transporter ATP-binding protein; translation: MTGIVEVRNLSFSYGRRRALTGASWTIGPGVTALLGPNGSGKTTLIKCMVGLARPSHGEVIIDGRDVSDGKAAQEVLGYVPQNPSLPGLARVRDLVAYAAWLSGMEAARTDAAVEAALSKMQALDLASRRIRTLSGGQRQRVALATGIVHDPRILILDEPTVGLDPGQRLKVRQVIQQFATERPVVLSTHMTEDVEHLADSVGVLVDGKIQYQGPISQLTIPEASDDGRPGSPFERAYDDLIVSLGGSE
- a CDS encoding transposase domain-containing protein, translated to MAGVTRIVKAARDRLPDRVAIGVLTKTFPPELVDAVVDQAQAREQRKRSLPARLTMYFALAM
- a CDS encoding erythromycin esterase family protein, which encodes MNDSRTEVPSSAQTLAALVETATIVGLGTSTRAATETFRLVEETTHALIEHGFRAVALLENERVGHLYDRYVRGEDVDLDRALAQAWGPWRTVEMRDALARLRRLNERHRDDPVRIVAVDGRRTLPADYDRVVALLAPAEPATTARIGEIFGIIRTAHDNGEHVQRLRGAHPGVPFVELARDARDLAAQLDAGPARDEAVRLIEMIVDFHANAIGAGYDPEREERAAAERLLDHQRRTGDRVVLWEGAAHVAAHGSTMMGAHLRAAMADGYAAVHITFGDGRIPDTDIPRPSPTSLEALLLQGGGERIIDLRSDVPADLADRLAQPWRTRLISGLYQADHDEEHYYELPGLAGSFDAIAFIPRVTAIHPLPD
- a CDS encoding MerR family transcriptional regulator, which produces MTALGRSTRTFSVSEVAVDGGVAPSAVRFYENHGVITAVRTSGNQRRFDESAACRIQVAKLAQRAGLSVREIAALFADLSADPTPEEWAGVAGRLVAEVEERVRKLKAQLAAMESGAKLCEIGRDDPAR
- a CDS encoding serpin family protein yields the protein MVSRRSVLRAVPLAAAALTAAPGHPRWLTGSSTSTDPVRVPPDPATTEAAATAVRGFTADLYRTIASSHAGGNVVCAPYSVQLALAMARAGAGSTTADEMDAVLHAPHPRPGALDSGLNTVDQSLAARFQGGDGVRQPRVTTANAVWTRLDLGLRSGFRDTLAGYYGAVAHPVDFRGAPEAARQEINTWVSDRTNAKIPELLAPDSVRTDTSLMLTNTAYLKAAWYYPFRASATVEEPFTRDDGTVVQVPMMRGPFDRMGHVLGDGWRAVDVPLAGDGLAMAIVMPTRDNLAAVEANLDAAWLGALFTGFQFTDIQLRMPRWTFRLPAQLGAALSGLGMPTAFTSYADFTGMSTTDPALCIDDVVHETFIGVDEKGVEAAAASAVIIRPPSIPQGPQFFVNRPFLYVIHDRFTGVPLFLGRVHDPLATGPA